One Dasypus novemcinctus isolate mDasNov1 chromosome 27, mDasNov1.1.hap2, whole genome shotgun sequence genomic window, gcaacAAATTGACCTGGGAGCAATAATGTGACAGAAATTGATAATTGAGCTCAGTGTTAAGGATGAATAAGAATTGAGCCATAAGAGATAGCATAAACTAGCAAGCATACAGCATGCTTAATAGCTATTACTATATGATCACAGTGCCCTTTCCAGTTAGAGCAGCAAAGAAATCTGTGTTACACTAGATGATTTGGAAAGTATAATAGCTGTATCATCAGGTCATGGGTATTTTCTGTTTGATTTATCCTTGATAAAACTTTGAAATATATCATTGAGCCAAACCACCTGAATATGAGTGTCTTATGATTTCTGAAATATCCCTTTCTTCCATCATCTTATCTTTTAGCTTCCTACCTTAGACAATTTGGCAAgataaaaaaatgaagtgaaatatTGAGAAGAACCAAGATAAGGCCATAACCATTGCTCACTGTCTTTCCCTCCAATATAACACAGTAGCAGGAGATTCCATAAAACCAGTTCATGTTGGTCTCGTGTGTTAGAGGCACTGTTGTTCGGGATTTTTATTATGTGCCTCGTTTTGACATCATAGATGTGGGGAAAGGAAAAGCTATACTTTTTACTGCGTGCTCACTATGGATTTGAAATGGACAGTGAAGTGGTCAAGCAGTCAGCAGTGGGATTCACCCAGCCGAGCAGCAAGAGTGCGGCCTTGAGTTTAGCCAGACTTTGTGTCCACCCCCTGATCTACTGTGGGATGCTTGAACTTCAGTTAGTTTACTTGTAAAATACGGATTCTGGTTCTCATCACCTACCATCTCTGGAAGATATTATAGAATACATGGCACATCATAGGCGCTTAATAATGTTtctttaatgaagaaaaaaagttgAGTTACAAGGTAGGAAAGGGAGGTTGAAATCAGTTTATATGTCCTTAAAGCCATACAAGGGAGTTTGGCTCAAACTGTGAATTGACACGAACTGATCTGTTTTTAGAGAACCCCTAGCAATTTGGGGGTTAGATTAGCTGCGAGGGCTGTGTCAGGCACTTTCCCAGGAATCAGTGAGAGCCCCAGACCCACTCCTAGTGGTTTGTAGACCCAACTATTAGATCTGCCTTGGCATTTTCTCCCCTCAGCATGTGTACATGTGGAAGAAGGGGACCCCTTTCACTGTGAGGAGGCTCCTCCACACGGTCAGCTGGGTGAGCATCGCTTTgaaaggctcaccctcaagcacggCAAGGAGCCTCCAAGTCCCAGCGGTCTTTGGGGCCCCCTCTGCATTTTCCATCCAggaggcttttttattttttatttttatttctccccaccctcttgtttgcacttgctgtatctgttcatctttgtttctttaggacaGAAGGCATCTTTTTAACCTACTACTTTGCAGCCTCTAACATGCCAGGAACCAAGTGTAAATAATAAAGCTTTctgcagaattaaaaaaaaagtatgtccTACCTCCATCTTAGATGATGGTTAAAAcatgtatatttgttcttaatcagcatatacagaacatttgcATTCCCCATATTTGTTAAAATAGCTAACCTCAAACTCTCTTCGGTCCAAATTACCCAAAAGTAATGTGTATGTAGgatcaacttttatttttctcaagaagAGCTGGCCAGGTAGGAACTGTATTGAACTGAAGAACCTGTGTTGTAGCTACAGGGTATCTTTTAACAATCCTGGAAAATATGTCATCTAATATGGCCACTTCTGATTCTTGTTGTTATATCCTTCTCTAACtttatttaaatgaattttagACCTTACTTGAATCCTTTTAATGTCTTAATTTATCTTTAATGTTTGTTACTAATATCTCTATCTCTAAGCTACATTCTGGATAATAAGTTATCTTCCAGATTTACTAATTTTCCCTTCAGTTGAGTCTTATCTCCTTAACCTATCCAttgggttttaattttttaaaatatatttttcaattctagaagctagagtagatgtagctcaagtagttgcctacttcccatatacgaggtcctgggttcagttgctggtatctcctaaaaataacaGACGAAAAAAACCTacttggttgtgtgtgtgtgtgtgtataacatATATCTTGTTACGTGCTTTTTAAGTCTGCCATGTTTTAAAACATTAAACATTCATTTTATATTGTCTATTCTAATATCGAAGTTCTTGCATATGTGATtgtgctgtgagttcttctggcACTTGCACATGGTATCTGATTTTGTTGTATAATTTGTGATTTTAACTGAGCTTGTTTCTTGGAATTCCATTTGTGGGAATTCTGTGAGGCCTAAGTCAAGTCAAGTTCCACTAGAGAGGATTTGTATTTCCTTCTGCCAGTCAGTGCTATCAATTTCAATATAAGACCACTTTCTAAAAGTAAATTCTCTACTTGAGATATTTTTTGGACATACAAGTAGAATGAATTTGGTTTACAAACTTCATGAGCTTACTCTGTGGTTAGGTGTTCctaagagctttttaaaaatttccctttctgCCTAGCTCCCTGGTCAAAATAAGAAAGCTGACTTTTTCTTATCTTCTGCACAAATGGATTGATTTCACCCTACACTGAGGGTATAGCCCTTTGGGGTTCCAGCTTTACAGATCTCCTGTTAGACTTGTTGGCTGGAGACCCCAGCCTGTCTCCTTTGCCCACCCTGCTGTCCAGACGCACATGGAAGGTCACTGTGGTGCTCAGCGTTTTGGGCATTGTCCTATCACCCATTTGAGGAATGTGCTAAAAAACAACTACAGCGTTTTTGTAATTGACGGAGTCTCTTTATGAAGATAGgggaaatttttttcctctgtacCAAGACCAATTTAGGAGTAATTGAATTGCTCTTAAGGTTTTATCTAGTAATGCTTTCTTCTGTAGGCTGTTAACAAGTACAGAGCCATCATGTTGGGACCCTTCTCTAGAATAGAGTATGGAACCTTACAGCACATATTTCAAATACTTATCGACAAATTAATTAGGAAGTATGCACTTTGCCATCATTTAGCAAACAAAATTAACCTCAGGGTTTTTTTAAAGGCTTGAAAGTTGTGCTGCTTGCATATTGTTGGGAAATAGTTGAGTTTTGTATCTTTACTATTTAAATTTAAGTTGAAAAAAGCTATTCCTGGTTATAAAATTGTTACTATAGTCAAATAGCATTGTTGTGTATACTGCACAATtataaatattcagggaaataaagttgtgttttgttttaaatagtgGTTTTAGtgataactaaataaaaatatagaacaaTTTGCCTAGTATATGGTAAGTGGtgaataaggtttttttttccttttcttttagttCCCTTGACAATGAAGACCCAACAGGTTCcttcaaaaattctttttaaaaaattgttaaataaGATCCGAAGCCAAATATCTCTCCGGGCAATTAAATCCATGTCTGCAGATGAAAGTGAAGTGATCACAGCTGTTGATGAAATGGAGCGTAAAACACCAATTCAATCAGAAACAATTGCCAGTGAAGAGAGAACATTATTACCTGGAAAGGAACAAGGTATTCTCTCCAGTAGTCTCATTTTATAGAACATAAACCCCTTAAAATTGTTCAGAAATATGTTTATTCctggaaaacaaaaagaatgctagtcaaaaggaaggaaaaagtgtaaggcCCATAATCCTAATACTTAAAGGCAACAAATGTTCAAAACCTCTGTGAATCTCTTTCCAGACCACTTtcaatgtattattattattatatatataaaattctagggTAATCAGTGAACCAAAATTAATGAGTTCCCTGTTGTTGActgttcccatttttttcttcctacttcTTGTGCTACAATGAGAATCCTTTTAGCAAAGTCTTTTTTTGCCCACTACTCTATTAAGatgcactttttttgtttttaagatgctTTCTTGAAAGAATTCCTGAATCCAAGGATATGAAGTTACTAagagttttttggtttgttttgttttttttcagtataCCAGGGCCGGGGATCAAACCCAtaacctcgtgtgtgggaagctggcactcaaccactgagccacgttggcttccctgatttggctttttcatttgtttgctttttcttttgttcttgttgttgttattgtttttaaggaggccctgggaatggagcctgggacctcccatgtgggaggcaggtattcaactgcttgagtcacatccactccccactgaTCGCTTtcgattattttttattttgtgtttttattttattttgattgttttttattttatttcccattcCCACTAGAGATTTGGTTTCTTTATtagttttaaaaacttaaaaaaatagacTATTAAATATTACATTTCCAGAAGTTATATACTGTGTATTTAGTGCAATTTCTGATAACATAATTTTGGGAAGAATAATTACATGAGTTTCCTTCCCCCACTCAAACTATAAAACCTCcttgaggtctttttttttttctttaacttaacttttttaaaatttatttttatttttaaagaagctttagattacataaatgatacatcaaaaatatagggaattcccatataccccaccctctatgcctcctacactttcccacattaacaacatctttcagtagtgtggtacatttgttaccattggtGAACACATTGAAGCtttactactaatcatggtctatacaTTACgttttacactttgccccacacaattttacaagttttgacaaaatgtgtaactGCTggaatccatcattgcagtgttccacaggacaattccaatgtgccaaaaattcccccatgttatacctgttcttctctctttctcccctcagaacctctggtagccactgcctttatatcaatgttataagctcttccgttgctagaataaGTCAACTTTATTCCATACTTCCATTCCCCTGTTATGTTtgttcttgaggattttgggatggtgatgcccattgtttctgattgagagggagcttagatcccatggggtgcgatggatggaactgtcttgcttgccattgtagatactctttgttttttggaatgggcgTTGTCCATAAGtcatccttttgtttgttgtcctaGGCAAGTCCGATGAACCGGAGAGTATGTGTACAACCCTGTTGAGATTAAAGGCTCAACCAACATGAACAGCCCAaagtttaagtctctgggacacatatttaacatacagtgctaattttaggttcaaataaaaggggcagaagagccatgtgtagggtaattgtaaatgagtctaacactgttacattggggagcatatatttcaaagtgaggcccattgacagggtgccaaattgctgagattgtctgccctgcctatatgTCTAGATttctctaaagccctcaggagccccaatGTTTGAGGCATTGCTTCCTGTGGCCATCAGTGAGGTCCTGCAGAGATGCGAATAAGGGTAACCTCTggcatgacctcccaactcactttgaaatctcttagccataaaaattcatttgtatttaatatttcccccttttggtcaaggtctttttctagatgcgttgctagttggtacttggtaatagtccctcattgccagggaggcttatccctgagaatcatgccccatgctggggggaaggtagtatatttatatgctgagtttggcttagagagaggccacgtgAGCAACAAgggggctttcaggaggtaactcttaggcaatatataatactaggctaagtttcaatttcataagcaaaggttcctaagtacaaccatcagtatcaagggctggtgttaatggtctgtccttccctaggcactgcccatgtactcaagagattcttgcagTTCTGTTagagagttccccaggatgggaatacaacattctttctgttattgtttgAGGTCTATTCTTGTTCACCTCTGCATTTTCAGCTTTTAGCTCATAATTAGCACTTAAATGGATAAGTGAGTGAGGGAATAAATGTTTAATGTGGAATTTCTGGCAATCCTGATTTTATCAGAGTAAGTTGCTTTAAGATGCTTTAACTTCCTTCTCTGCTCaggtttcaaaaataataaaatccctAGTATCTAAATATGTCAAAGATATGTTGACATTTCTTTAGCTTGTCTTTTTCAGCTTCTGTACCTTGTTTGTTCTGTATTTTATGCTTTTACATCATGTTTGTGATCCTGTCAGCATACtatcaatttttctttgcttcctttttgTTCACACTTTTATCTTCCATCTGTGTTCTTGTATTGGGCTTGGATCTAATAGATGATAATCTGATCATCAGGAAAGTGACTGGGTCTTGACTGAGACATTCAGGTGGACCACAATTATTAATCTGAAAGcacattttggttttgttgttttgtcttACTAACTATGTTCATAATAACAATGGTATCTATTTTACAGTTACTGAAAGTGATATACTAACCATTGAGTCTGGACCACTTACCAGTGAAGATAAACCACTTTCATGCAGTATAGACTCTGGAAAGGAACAAGGTATTGCTTTTTAATCACATGCACAAACTTGCTTAACTCTTCACATCTTTTTCCtaataaaattatatgtatatgaatGAAAGGGCATTATAGTAGTGTCAAAATTCTAAATTGTTGAAACTAATTTTTGTTTTGGGGATTCTCTTAGAAATAAATGAGACTCAGCCAACCTCAGTTGTTGCTCAGAGTTTAGTTCTTCTACTTCATCCTCAAGAGGAAACAACCAAAATTAGAATATCAGCAAGGCAGAAACAGgtaattatgaaattttatttttttttttaaaggtttctttCTTCAGGTAGGTACTCTTAATTTTGTTTGGCCAGTGAAATTTGCCTTAATATCCAGATACTTTTGAGATGAAAGCTCATTACTTACTTCTTGGGTAATTGGTTCTTTTGGTAATGAAAGATAGTTCTGTTTATTGTAATACATGTCAACTTTTCTTTTGTATGAATTTGTTGTTGAATGATCAGTAGTATTTTTATTACATAGATAATGGAAATAGAAGAGCAGAAGCAAAAGCAGTTAGAATTACTTGAACAAATTGAACAACAAAAGTTAAGATTAGAAACTGACTGCTTCAGGGCTCatctggaagaagaaaaaagaaaaaacactcaACAGCCTCAGGTAGGATGCAAGAAATCTCATCCCTACAAAGTTCATTGGCAGGGGCcgggggaaagagaaaaattgagcaaTCTAGCATTTAGAAAAGTTAGCCTTTCTAAATCTTAATtggtcattttttccttttaatatacaTGTATAAAAATAAGTTTGCATCAACCTAATGGCTTTCATCTTTCAGTTTCTACAGGATTCCAGTAGATATGATTATGATTTGTATGTAATATATATGTTGAACTTTTGGACTTGGCACTAAAGGAGAACAGTGATTTACTCCATTTCTTTATAATGGGAAGTGTCAGTCTTGTCTTCAAACATAAAGCTACATgaagtttaaaattttagaacTTCAGTGTTTGTATGATATACTTTAGTACTTGTTTCTGAATTTGCCTTTTAATTAGTAGCTTTGTCTTTTATCAGGTTGGCATTGTTTCAGCATCATGTGCCATAATTTCTGATGAAGAAAGTCATAGGCAGATGATTCGTAACTATCAACATCAGCTTTTAGAGCAAAACAGGTATTACCTAGGGTACAATTTATATTTGATTGTGTGTAGCCACATCTTCAGGGTTTTATTATCTGGGGTATTTGAGGATCTTACTGGGATTCCCTTCAGACCATGGCATATAAATTTCTCAAAGGATGGTGGGTGAGAATTGTTCCTTTTCCACCACGATAATGACCAACTGTAGTTtgctttttgttaaatttaatgTATAGACACTTGAAGATGTGggggattttgtttttttcatatatgacaagtaatttttgtttgtttgttttggtaggTTACACAGACAATCTGTTGAAACTGCCAGGAAACAATTACATGAATATCAGTCTATGCTAAAAGAAAGGTACCCATCCATGTTAGCTACATCATTGACATCTCATTCTGTTTTATCAGTACCACCGCAGAAATCTGAGAGACCCAATGTTACATCAGAGCATTGGAATCACAGTGAGAGACCCAAGTTGCATCCCAACAAATATCAACCCATACAGATCTCCAAATTAGAACAGGATCATTTTCAGGTACCAAAACAGAATCTCTTTCCACAAAGACAAATGGAAACAACAGAAGTAATAAGCACTTCAGATGTTTTAGCTAAGCAGTCTTTAGAATTACAAGGGCATCTAAGGCTATTCTCACAGACTGAAACACAACAGAGAGACTATAAATTGGTCCCTGAAGATTCTTATAGACTTTCAAGGGCTTTGTCACATGACAGGCTACTAAGATTTGAAGATGCTAAAAAAATACCTCAAACACCTAGGGTAACAGCTTTTCAAACTATAGACTCCCAACGGATGTTCTTAGAAAACGGGGAAAGTATGTCTTCTAAGCTGACTGAACCCTTGTCATTTCTACCCCTGGCAGCTGAGCATTCTTTTAGTTCTCTGCCTGCTAAAACTGAGtctggaggaacccaggaaccctttTCAGCCAGGAAAAAAAGTCCAATTTCCTTTTGCCATTCTGGGGTCAGCCAAATGCACGGTAGGTCTTTTCCATCCTCACAGCAAGTTGGGGCTGAGCAAAGTAATTTAAAGACTCTCCAAGAAGAGTTGGACCTACAAAGGGAAGTTCTTCAGACCAGACAGGAAGCTCAGGAACAGTTGCTTATGTGCAAACAGAAAGAATTGGAAGAGCAAATTGGGCtctctttattccttcctttgGTAGCTTCACTGCCTTCTGCTGAAGCTGAACTGGGGAGAATCCATGAGTCTTCTCCAACCAAGGAGGAAACTGCTGTTTCCTCAGGCCATCTTATGGTCCCACAATTTCAGAATAGGCTTTTGAGTGTTTCACAGCCTATCTTAGCACAAGAAGATAATGTTAAATTTCCCCAAGAACAGTTGAATATTCAGAGGGACAGCCTTCACTCTAGGCAGGGAGCCCAGGAAGTATTCGTTGTACCAGAACAGAAAGAATTGGATAGAAGAGTATCTTCTTTGCAAGCTGAaccctcttctgtcccttctcaaGTAGCTCAGGATACTTCATCACCTTCTGCTGAAATTAAATCTGGAAAAGTCCAGGAACATTGTTCACCTAAGAGTGAGGAAGGGATCCTCTCAAGTCAATCTGAGATCCCCAAGTCCCAGGATAGGTCTTTGAGTTTCCAACAGCAGTTTTTACCTCTGCATGAGAGTTTACATTTACTTCAGGAACCGCTGATTGCACTGCAGGATACTCTTCAGGCTAGGCATGAAGCCCAGGTAGAATTACTTTTATATGGACAAAAGGATTTGGGGGACAATAAGTCTGAGCAGATGGGTTCTTCATCCTCAGCAGTGGCCGCTCAATGTTCTGTTGCTCCGCAAACGTCTATTAAAGCTGAGCCTAGAAGGATTCAGAAACTTTATTTGTCTGATAAGGAGGATACAGTTCCCTCAAGTCATTTGGTAATCCCGACATTTCAGAATAAGTCTCTTGGTTTTCCACATCATAGCTTACCACAGCAAGAAAACCTGACAGTGCTCCAGGAACAGTCACACATACAGAAGGTAATGTTTGGTGCCAAACAGGAAACTCAAGAATTTGTAGACAAACAATgtgaattggaaaaaataatttcttctgaACAGACTggcccctcttcctccctttcccaggGAGCTAAATCTGAAGCATTACAGGAATTGATGTCAATCAAGAGTGAAAATACAGTTCCCTTAAGCCATTCTAAGAACTCAAGATTTCAAGAGAGCCTTTTAAGATTTTCTGAACATACACTACCTCTACAGGGCCGTTTGGATAGACGCCAAGAAAgattagacacagagaaaaaggttCTTCATTTTAGCCAGAAACCCCAAGAAAATTTATCTTCTGAACGAACTGCCTCCTCTTCATTTATACCCCGGTTAGAACAgctttcttttacttcattacCTTCTGCTGGTACAATCCAGGAACCTTTTTCAATAGAGAGTGATAGTAAAATACCTTCAAGCTATTTTCAGATTCCACAATTGCAGGATAGGCTTTTGAGAATATCACAGTGTATCTGTCCTCAACAAGATAATttgaaggcccttcaggaacacTTAGCTATGCAGAGGGAAGCCATCATTCAGTCTAGACGAGAAGCACAGGAAGAATTACTTTTACATAAACAGAGGGAATGGAAGGAGAGAATATCTCCTGAGCATGTTGGCACCTCTTCCTTCTTACCCTTAGTAGCACAACATTCGTTTGCCTCGCTACCTCTTACTGAATCTGAAAGAATTGAAGAACCTTTTACAACTAAGAATGATAATAGAGTCTCCTCACATTATTCTGAAATACCAAGATTGCCTGATAGACTTTGGGGATTATCACAATCTGTTTTACCTCAACAAGATAATTCAATTACATTTCAGGAACACTTGCATGCACGGACAAATGCCCTTGGTTCTAgcgaaaaaactgaaaaagaattgGTTTTGCCAAGACAATGTGAATTTGAGGAAAAGATATCATCTGATCAGTTTATCCAGCCTCACTGTCGTGACTTAAAGGCACTTCAGGAGCAGTTAGATATACAAAGGAAAGCCATTCGATCTAGTCAGGAAGTCCAAGAAGAATTGATTTTGCAAAGATTATGTAAGTTGGAAAAAAGGGTATCACCTGAGAAAATTAGCTCTTCCTTCTTACTCCGGATACCATTGCCTATTGCTAATTCTGAAAGAACTCAAGAACCTTTCTCAACCAAGAGTAAGGGTATTCCTTCAAGTCATCCTGAGATGCCAGGGTCACAGGGTGGTCTTTTGAGGTTATCACAGCCCATTCTTGCTCAGCAAGATAGTTTGACAGCACTTAAAGAACAATCGGACTTCCAAAGGGAAGTGGTAAGTTCTAATGAGAAAGCCCAGGAAGAAATGCTTTTAAACAAACCAAGTAAATTAAACAAAAGTGACTCTTCCAAAGATGCTGATCCCTCTTTGTTTCTACACAAGGAaacagagcattttttttttccattccctttTGCTGAAGCTAAATCTGAaagtatatgtgaattatattcaTCTGAGAATGAGCATATACCTCCCTTCATTGATTCTACCTCACGTGTTCAAGATAGATTTTTTAGTTTCTCACAGCCTATCTTAGCTCAGCAAGATAACTTTGGATTTCAGAAGCAGTTGGATCTACAAAGAAAAGTTCTGCATTATGGCCAAAGAGCCCAAAAAGAATTGCTAGTACAGAGACAAACATCTTTGCAGCAACAAATACAGAAACATCAAGAGACTTTGAAGGCTTTCTTTAAAGATAATCAggtatgttttaaatttgaaaatctaAGAACTAGACAATGGAGGGGAGATAACCTGACTCACATGAGCTAAATATTAGATTTAATGCTAAGTCTAGGTcagattttaaattattgaggATAATTGAATTAACCTTAACTGCTTTAGTTTTCTTCTATAAACAATGTGGAAATTAAAACATAGAAATTTATTTACTCACATGATTTTTGAGGTTGAGGTTTTTGAAGCACAATTAAATAACCTACTAATTTCAGCCAGTAGTTTGTTACAACCACATTCAAACACCATTAAAGACTGTCATTTGAAATTTTGTTATAAGGGGTTTTGAGTTTACCATAAGATTAAAGTTGCAAAATAACTAGTTAGTAGAACTAACTTATGCAGTACCAGGGCTTGTTGACATTTGTGtatgaattaaaataattacCATCTTTCTCTTGAGTGACAATATTATCTGAGGCTTGTGGTAAAACCAGCATGTTCTTAGGCTGGTGGAGAGCTGGAGCTGCTGGTTGTAATTGAGGTGCCAAGAGAAACCTAGCACATACTCAAGATAATCATCATTTCCATTAAGAGTGTATTTTCCTTTGATATTTAGAAGAAGCTTGAGTTGGGTCTTCTGGAGATTGGCTGGATGGAAGGAAAAGTAATGGCAAAGAAAAGCAGAGGCAGATACTCAAGTATAATCTCTTATTGAAAGGTCTGGGGCTGGGAATGcttatatttttcattgtaaATATTCCCTTCCAGTACTGGAAGCATATCTCAGATAAAGTTGCAGTAGTATAATTGATGAGCTCTTTGTATCTCCCTTAGGAAGGAAGTGTCATCCCCCACTCTTACCTGCCTGCTTTTTCAGACATGTAAGCCCAAAGTGGAAAATGACATAAGAACCCAGAAGATGGAGCAGCTCAGAGAGTGGTTTCCTCATCTCGAAGACCCAGCACAAGATGCCCAGGAAGGCATTAGGCATGCAGATGGGAGCAGCTCTGATGATAATCAGCTGCTTTCAGGAGA contains:
- the CEP295 gene encoding centrosomal protein of 295 kDa isoform X1 produces the protein MKRKVVNAGKLRLSPNEEAFILKEDYERRRKLRLLQVREQERDIALQIREDIKQRRYQQFTRLAEELRAEWEESQTQKVKSLEKLYLASLRNVGEGHRQAKENEPDLEALAWQATERKRRAEVRHKEALKEQKNKKEILMKQKTRHIKARKKALLVEKERSSKITSLPPPPPSLFENIEVKRISSVKTSSSTYHHLYTLVNREVDTEQPDAHLAAEEEAKRLEELQKQVAQERMEQFEKAHVRGFQAMKKIHFAQNQEKLMKELKQLQQEDLARRRQTVARMPQQLVELPYKRNEMKEDWQRELEFAFEDMYNADRKVKGNLILHLEPEPLPTVIDQTQDDELDLSMEQENLSETESLQVTETEELCSSETNVPLTMKTQQVPSKILFKKLLNKIRSQISLRAIKSMSADESEVITAVDEMERKTPIQSETIASEERTLLPGKEQVTESDILTIESGPLTSEDKPLSCSIDSGKEQEINETQPTSVVAQSLVLLLHPQEETTKIRISARQKQIMEIEEQKQKQLELLEQIEQQKLRLETDCFRAHLEEEKRKNTQQPQVGIVSASCAIISDEESHRQMIRNYQHQLLEQNRLHRQSVETARKQLHEYQSMLKERYPSMLATSLTSHSVLSVPPQKSERPNVTSEHWNHSERPKLHPNKYQPIQISKLEQDHFQVPKQNLFPQRQMETTEVISTSDVLAKQSLELQGHLRLFSQTETQQRDYKLVPEDSYRLSRALSHDRLLRFEDAKKIPQTPRVTAFQTIDSQRMFLENGESMSSKLTEPLSFLPLAAEHSFSSLPAKTESGGTQEPFSARKKSPISFCHSGVSQMHGRSFPSSQQVGAEQSNLKTLQEELDLQREVLQTRQEAQEQLLMCKQKELEEQIGLSLFLPLVASLPSAEAELGRIHESSPTKEETAVSSGHLMVPQFQNRLLSVSQPILAQEDNVKFPQEQLNIQRDSLHSRQGAQEVFVVPEQKELDRRVSSLQAEPSSVPSQVAQDTSSPSAEIKSGKVQEHCSPKSEEGILSSQSEIPKSQDRSLSFQQQFLPLHESLHLLQEPLIALQDTLQARHEAQVELLLYGQKDLGDNKSEQMGSSSSAVAAQCSVAPQTSIKAEPRRIQKLYLSDKEDTVPSSHLVIPTFQNKSLGFPHHSLPQQENLTVLQEQSHIQKVMFGAKQETQEFVDKQCELEKIISSEQTGPSSSLSQGAKSEALQELMSIKSENTVPLSHSKNSRFQESLLRFSEHTLPLQGRLDRRQERLDTEKKVLHFSQKPQENLSSERTASSSFIPRLEQLSFTSLPSAGTIQEPFSIESDSKIPSSYFQIPQLQDRLLRISQCICPQQDNLKALQEHLAMQREAIIQSRREAQEELLLHKQREWKERISPEHVGTSSFLPLVAQHSFASLPLTESERIEEPFTTKNDNRVSSHYSEIPRLPDRLWGLSQSVLPQQDNSITFQEHLHARTNALGSSEKTEKELVLPRQCEFEEKISSDQFIQPHCRDLKALQEQLDIQRKAIRSSQEVQEELILQRLCKLEKRVSPEKISSSFLLRIPLPIANSERTQEPFSTKSKGIPSSHPEMPGSQGGLLRLSQPILAQQDSLTALKEQSDFQREVVSSNEKAQEEMLLNKPSKLNKSDSSKDADPSLFLHKETEHFFFPFPFAEAKSESICELYSSENEHIPPFIDSTSRVQDRFFSFSQPILAQQDNFGFQKQLDLQRKVLHYGQRAQKELLVQRQTSLQQQIQKHQETLKAFFKDNQTCKPKVENDIRTQKMEQLREWFPHLEDPAQDAQEGIRHADGSSSDDNQLLSGDAATQSGEHLGRRSSKPPLAKVKCGLDLNQHELSAIQEVESPGSGKTSIPGKTEFYQDRDPMRVSISREQSLLGSSLDGDPFGHLQPVAQKNAYGDCDEAVTVKESVFENCGVFSYAVEKEQCTHLSPAVKPDCKGKALEISYEPLSSVTVSTGSFLSCENPDLSLTDPEDEFTSDQMHIQQIIDKYINEANLMPEKTDFRVPTVDLDFPELEHTFPNFHRQLFKPLEPHPDSDLSSSSSGISQENPDISKSSNSSSESHHAALSSRSTVSSTALRRTSSHSFLKADLNQQLDPNSVGAAAQSFATKNIEGCEQPFQQLLPGFSSQERSQHPDLPSIFSIEARDPSQGMENQNYSSEQSEILQIKKKGVHFQPSVENLPSSVFSSSDEAHVFDQLNVQHSTPCCSTSSDCSMKEQLESRKERQCFEELLEKGVDTRLERQGFIKDDNNRSCRVLGVNPTEETDSQLWVRTVEMGTPQSLTMQNENYFENSAKTETPEILRNPSPLAPSECFVSSGSLSIQSSIPVWETASGHGIMEEPELTFSNSDISVAETDFESLTLEEKREYKAKSFQVGEFLPLVPETETSDSPAISENSGTMGPPQPAETLVPKCTVIPGSLQEAFLIRKKPFITKSSQRQKEIKNKVRVSENSPGSPVSHLRRVASRVCLPEDRKTQEAYAQNRARAKEFHKKTLEKLRAKNAF